DNA sequence from the Terriglobia bacterium genome:
ACGACCAGGGATTCAAGATCACCGCACCGACCAAGCCTTGAGCCGGCTGTGAGCCGGGGATTCCTCGGGCGGCTTCAGCCGCAACCTCGACTTTCAGTCGAAAAGGAACCTACCGGCTTCAGCCGGTAGTGGTTTAGCAAACCCATAAGGAGGGGAACAGGGGAATCGATATGAACGTTGCAGGCAAGGGAAGTTGGCGACGGCTGTCGGGCGGTGCTCTCTGGCTCATCATCAGTATTGCGGGCGCGGGATCACTGGGCGCCATTGCGCTCTACCGGCAGGAACCCATAAACGCGATGTGGCTGATCGTTGCTTCCGTGTGCGTCTATCTGATCGGTTATCGTTTTTACAGCCGCTTTATTGCCCTCAAGGTGATGGAATTGGATGACCGGCGGGCCACACCGGCGGAGCGGCTCGATGACGGCCGCGACTTCGTCCCCACCAACAAATGGGTGCTGTTGGGCCACCACTTCGCCGCCATTGCCGGGCCCGGGCCCCTCGTCGGACCCACGCTTGCGGCACAGCTCGGCTACCTGCCGGGCACTCTCTGGATCGTGATTGGCGCGGTTCTGGGGGGCTGTGTCCAGGACTTCGTGATTCTTTTTGCCTCGATGCGGCGCAACGGCAAGTCGCTGGGCCAGATCGCCAAGGAAGAGGTGGGACCGCTGTCCGGTTTCACCGCTCTTTTTGCCATCATTTCCATCTTGACCATTCTTCTGGCGGTCATTGCCCTGGTCGTGACCAACGCTCTGAAATCCAGCCCGTGGGGCACGTTCACCCTGGCAATGACGATTCCGATTGCAATGCTGATGGGGATCTATATGCGCTTCCTGCGCCCGGGGAAGGTCCTGGAAACTTCCCTGCTGGGTTTTGTGCTGGTCATGTCGGCCGTCGTGGGCGGCCAATATGTCGCACACGTTCCGGCACTGGCGTCGCTGTTTACATTCGACGCACGCCATCTGGCGCTGCTCATCATCGCGTACGGATTTGCCGCCTCCGTCCTGCCTGTCTGGCTGCTCCTGGCGCCGCGCGACTACCTCAGCACCTTCGTCAAACTGGGCACCATTTTTCTCCTGGCGCTGGGCATCCTGTGGGTGCGGCCCACCTTGCAGATGCCCGCGCTGACACGGTTCATTGACGGGACCGGCCCGGTCTTCGCCGGAAAAATCTTCCCCTTTGCCTTCATTACAATTGCCTGCGGCGCGGTGTCGGGCTTCCACTCGCTGATCTCATCGGGGACCACACCCAAGCTCATCACCAAGGAAAGCCAGGCGCGCCTGATCGGTTACGGCTCGATGGCGATGGAATCCTTCGTCGCGATCATGGCCATGATAGCCGCCTGCGTCCTCCAGCCCGGAGTCTACTTTGCCATCAACAGCCCGGCGGGCATCGTGGGAGCCAATCCCGCAGCGGCAACGGCCACTATTTCCTCCTGGGGCTATCCTGTCAGCGCTCCGCAAATGGCGGAGATCGCGGGCATGGTGGGAGAAGGCAGCCTGTTCGCACGCACCGGCGGAGCACCGTCGCTGGCGGTAGGCATCGCACACATCTTCTCCGGAACCCTGGGCGGGAAGGCGCTGATGGCCATCTGGTATCACTTCGCAATCATGTTCGAGGCGCTCTTCATACTCACGGTCCTTGACGCCGGCAGCCGCGTCGGCAGGTTCCTGCTTCAGGACCTCCTCGGGCATTTTTGGCGGCCGCTTGGACGGACGAGCTGGTATCCGAGCGTCTTTTTGTCGAGCGGGCTGATCGTCGGCGCGTGGGGCTATTTTCTGTATCAGGGCGTGACCGATCCGCTGGGCGGGATCAACAGCTTGTGGCCGCTTTTCGGCATCGCCAACCAGTTGCTGGCCGTCGTGGCGCTCAGCGTGGGCACGACGATCCTCATCAAGATGAACAAAGCGCGTTTTGCCTGGGTGACGCTGATTCCCATGGTCTGGCTGGTGCTCGCCACGCAGACGGCGGGCTATCAGAAGATGTTTTATCCCGATCCACGGGTCGGCTTTCTGGCCGAAGCGGAACGCCTGAGCGGCCTGCTCGCCGGCGGCATGATCCCTGCCGCCCAGGTTGCCTCCACCGAACGGCTGATCTTCAACAACCGGCTCGATGCGGCGGTTACTGCGTTGTTTGCGCTGCTGGTGCTGGTCATCGTGCTGGATTCTGCCCGTGAATGGCTGGCGATTCTGGGGCGGCGCAAAGTCCCCGTGCTGCGCGAGTCGGAGTATGTGGCGTCGGTTCTGGTGGGGGAATGAAGATGAGATTTCTGCACGCCGTCTGGAAGATACTGGCCGAACTTACCGGTGAAGCGGACTACCCACGGTATTGCGCGCACCTGCGCGCGCGCCACCCCGGGCAGAGGGTGCCCTCGAAGCGCGAGTTCTTCCTGATGCGTCTGGAGGAAAAATACACCCGCCCCACCCGCTGCTGCTGAGAAAACTCGGTGACATGCCTGTCGCCGGATTTTCTAGCGACTGAGATTGAATTCGACCTGGAGGACGTCCTGGAAGGACTCGGTCATGTACTTCTTCAGCTTGGCGACCAGCTTTTTTTCCGCCACTCGCACCGCCTCGCGTGAGATGCCGTAACGGTCCGCAATCTGCTGCAGCGTCTCGGGCTCTTCCGCAATGAGGCGCCGCTTCAAGATCAGCCGTTCCCGTTCGCTAAGAGTCTCCTCGAACTCCGCAAATTTGCTCTGCAGCATCTCGCGAAACTCTCCCTGCGCGATCTTGTCATCGACGCTCTCCTCCATGGCGCGGAGGCTGTCGATGTAGCGCAGATTGTTGCCCTCCCCACCGATGGGAGCGTCCAGCGACACCTCAGGGCCTGACATGCCTTGTTCGACATCGAGGATTTCGGATTCCTCCACGCCCAGATTCTGAGCCAGGAGTTTGGTTGTAGGGGTGATTCCCCTGGCTTCCAGTTCGCGCTTCTCGCGGTTGAGGTTCATGAGGATTCTGCGCCGCTCGTTGGTCGTCCCGATCTTGACGAGCCTCGTATTGTCGAGAAGGAACTTGATGATATAAGCCTTGATCCACCAGGCGGCGTAGGTCGGCAGGCGCGTGCCGCGAAAGGGATCGTAACGTTTCAAGGCTTGCAGCAGGCCGATGTTTCCTTCCTGGATGAGATCCAGGAGATTCCGGTAGACCTTTTTATAGATCATGGCGATCTTCACGACGAGTTTCAGGTTCGACGTGATCAGGCGATAGGCGGCCTGGTGGTCTCCGGTCTTGTGATAGAGCACGGCCAGTTCATGCTCCTCCTCGCGGCTCAAGGGGCTGAACTTGCCGATTTCGTAGAGATAGCGTTTGAGCGGATCGTAGGGGGCCAGCTTGTTGGCATCTGCCTCGGGGCCCTCGACTTTGAGCTCCAGCAATCCCTTGATCTCTCTCGTCGGCTCCTCGTCGGTCTCGTCCACTGACTCTTCTCTCGCTCTCAAAGATGAATTTTCATTATACGGGATGAAGCAGAAACTACGAAACGCCCGGAACCCACGCTTGCCCTTCCGTTGTTTTGTGTGTCTTGAGGTTCCCGTTGGTTACCAGTCGAAGTCGTCGAAGCGCCTGAAAACGCGGAGAATCTCCTCCCAATCGGCCCACGGATTGAACTGCTGAGTCGGTGCGCGGCGTGGGCCGGCTGATCCGGGCCCCGAGCGGGAGAAAATGTCGCTCAGATCGAGATGCGAAGGGTCCATGCCTCGCGCGCGTTGCTGCCGGCCCGTGTACCATATGCGCTCGGCCGGTGCCGGCACGGGTGTTTGCCGGCTGCGTTCGGAGTCGTAAGCAGCGCGCCTGGCCGGATCGCTCAGGATCTCGTACGCAATCTGAATTTCGCGGAATTTCTCCTCCGAGGAGCCCGCGCCGGTATCAGGGTGATACTTTTTTGCCAGAGTCCGATAGGCGGCGCGAATTTCCTTTTCTTCCGCTTTCCGGGGTATACCGAGGATCTTATAGAGATCTTTGCTCATATCTCGACTAATATATTTTACCAGATTGCCGGTCATTTGTTGCCGGCTGGTCGGTTCATACCTAGCAAGGAGGCTTTATGAGTTACGAAAACCTCATCGTCGAGAAGCGAGGCCCGGTGGCCTTGGTTACGGTGAACAGGCCGGACAAGTTGAATGCCCTCAATGTCCGGACGCGTGAGGAGATCCTGGCGGCTTTCCGGGAACTTGCCGAGGATCGGGGCATAAGAGTCGTAGTCATAACCGGAGCCGGAGAGAAGGCCTTTATCGCGGGGGCCGATATCAGCGAGTTTACCGGCAAGACCCCCCTTGAGGAGAGGGAGATCATGCAGAAGAGCAGGGCATTCGATGCGATGGAGGACTTTCCGAAGCCGGTCATCGCGATGATCAACGGCTATGCCCTGGGCGGAGGATGTGAGCTTGCCATGGCCTGCGACATCCGCATAGCATCGGCCAAGGCAAAGCTCGGGCAACCCGAGATCAAGCTCGGCATTATGCCCGGCGGTGGCGGCACGCAACGCCTGCCTCGTCTCATCGGGGAAGGGAAGGCGCTGGAGCTCATCCTCACCGGCGACATGATTGACGCGGAAGAGGCACTGCGCCTCGGACTGATCAATCATGTGGTCGCGCCCGAGCAACTCGAAGCTAAGACCATGGAGCTGGCAAACAAGATTGCGGAAATGAGCCCTGTCGCACTGCAGATGGCCAAAAAGTCGGTCAAGAATGCGGCCCGGCTGGGTCTCGTCGCCGGGCTGGAAGCGGAAACCGATCTCTTCACCCTTTGCTTCACCAGCGAGGATAAGGAAGAAGGCGTGCGCGCGTTCCTCGAAAAGCGCAAGCCGGCGTTTAAAGGGCGGTAAGCGCGAAAGGCTTAAGCTCAACGCAGAGGCCGCCGGGAAGGACCGGTTCCCCTCTATTTGCGTCCTCTGCGTTGAGTGACTGCTTTGCGTGTTAGTTGTTGTCCTTTTTCTTCAGGTCGCCTTTCAGGTGCGAGTCGTACCAGTCCAGGATGCGTTTGTGGTAATCCTTCACTTCGTCGACAGTTACGGTCGGCATGCCGTGGCCGCCGTCCATATATTGTACCCACTCCACGTCCTTGCCGAGGCGCCGCAGAGCGTAATACATCTCCATGGCCTGCCGCGCCGGGACATTGGTGTCCAGCTCGCCGGACATGAGCAGGAGCGGCGTTTTGATGCGGTCGGCAAACATGATCGCGGAGTGCTGGATGTACTTCTGCGGCTGCTGCCATAGAGTGGCTCCGATGCGATCCTGACTCTTTTCCGGCGCATGAATATTGCGCACGCCCAGGCGCGGGCTGTCCGTGTAGAAACTGACCATGTTGACCTTGCCGGAAATGTTGATGGCAGCCTTGAATCGATTGGTCTGCGTGATCAGCAGATTTGTGGCATAACCTCCGTAGCTGGTTCCCTGGACCCCGAGGCGATCCGGGTCGGCGATTCCCGACTCGATCAGCTTGTTTGCCGCGCTGGTAACGCCCTTGGCCCATGCCTCACCGGGAAAGCCGATCTCCAGGTTCACGGAAGGCTGCATCACGGCATATCCGTTGGAGTTCAGGATGCTGATGGTGCCGTTGAAGGTGTCGTCGAAAAACTGCTCGTAAATGAGAAAGACGACCGGGTATTTCTGACCTGCAACAGAATCCACCGGATAATAAAGCACTCCGTATAGCTTCTTCCCGTCGGCATCCATATAGGAGATGAGCTCGGTCTTGCCGAGACGTTTCGCCTTCAACTGGGGGTTGCCGTCGGTGAGCCTGCGGACATTCTTGAAGCCGGCGTCGGCCGCATAGAGATCCGCGGGGCGGTTGCCTTCGGCGCCGGCGAAAACGAAAGTGCCGCCGCCTTCTGAAAGCCGGAAATCGGAGTAGAGCCGCCCGTCCTTGATCAGATCCTCTAGTTTCTTTGCCTTCAGGTCGTAGCGGACCAGGCCACGCTCCCATTTCGTCCGCGAAGCGTAGGAGAGATACACACTTTCGCCCGCCGGATCCCAATCGATTACCTGGTAGCGCGGGGATAGAGGGTCCTCCGCATCCATGGTCAAGAACATCTCCTTCGAGCCCGTTGCGGTATCAAGCATCCAGAGCCCCTTCTTCCCCGAGATGACGAGGTGTTCCCCCTTCGGGCTCAACTGGACTGCGCTGAACGACTCCTTCTCTTTAGCCTTGTCGACGTCCGTGACCGGCGGCTCAGCAGGCGGCTGCTCTTTCTCCGGCTTTTCCTCCTTGCCCGTCAGCTGGCGGGGCTCCTTGTCGTCGATCGAGGCGAAGAAGATGTCGCCCTTCTTCGCATAGGCGTAATGGCGGCGCGCGCGCGACCACACGATTCTGAGGTCCTTGGTCGACTTGATGATCGTGCGCGCCGGCCCTGCCCCCAGCGGCAAAAGCTGGACCTGGCTCTCGTTCCCGTTGATGACGTCGTAATCGGTCTTCTTCGTGATGTCCTCGAGATAGGTGAGAAATGTTCCGTCCTGTGCCAGATCGGTTGAGTTCACTCTTTTTTCCGGCATGATCTCGCGAGTCTGGCCGGCGGCAATGTCATAGGCGGCGATCGAGCGGAGTTGGGTCATGCGGCGCAAATCATCCCATGCGAGAAACGGTTCCTTGCTGGAATGAACGACGACAGGCCCTCTGGTTTCATACCGAAAACGCTCGGCCGCCTGCTTGCGCCATTCCTCGCTGCGAAGAGAATAAATGAGCTGATCTCCCGCGGGAGTCCAGTTCCATTCGGAGTTA
Encoded proteins:
- a CDS encoding carbon starvation protein A, translating into MNVAGKGSWRRLSGGALWLIISIAGAGSLGAIALYRQEPINAMWLIVASVCVYLIGYRFYSRFIALKVMELDDRRATPAERLDDGRDFVPTNKWVLLGHHFAAIAGPGPLVGPTLAAQLGYLPGTLWIVIGAVLGGCVQDFVILFASMRRNGKSLGQIAKEEVGPLSGFTALFAIISILTILLAVIALVVTNALKSSPWGTFTLAMTIPIAMLMGIYMRFLRPGKVLETSLLGFVLVMSAVVGGQYVAHVPALASLFTFDARHLALLIIAYGFAASVLPVWLLLAPRDYLSTFVKLGTIFLLALGILWVRPTLQMPALTRFIDGTGPVFAGKIFPFAFITIACGAVSGFHSLISSGTTPKLITKESQARLIGYGSMAMESFVAIMAMIAACVLQPGVYFAINSPAGIVGANPAAATATISSWGYPVSAPQMAEIAGMVGEGSLFARTGGAPSLAVGIAHIFSGTLGGKALMAIWYHFAIMFEALFILTVLDAGSRVGRFLLQDLLGHFWRPLGRTSWYPSVFLSSGLIVGAWGYFLYQGVTDPLGGINSLWPLFGIANQLLAVVALSVGTTILIKMNKARFAWVTLIPMVWLVLATQTAGYQKMFYPDPRVGFLAEAERLSGLLAGGMIPAAQVASTERLIFNNRLDAAVTALFALLVLVIVLDSAREWLAILGRRKVPVLRESEYVASVLVGE
- a CDS encoding YbdD/YjiX family protein yields the protein MKMRFLHAVWKILAELTGEADYPRYCAHLRARHPGQRVPSKREFFLMRLEEKYTRPTRCC
- a CDS encoding sigma-70 family RNA polymerase sigma factor, which encodes MRAREESVDETDEEPTREIKGLLELKVEGPEADANKLAPYDPLKRYLYEIGKFSPLSREEEHELAVLYHKTGDHQAAYRLITSNLKLVVKIAMIYKKVYRNLLDLIQEGNIGLLQALKRYDPFRGTRLPTYAAWWIKAYIIKFLLDNTRLVKIGTTNERRRILMNLNREKRELEARGITPTTKLLAQNLGVEESEILDVEQGMSGPEVSLDAPIGGEGNNLRYIDSLRAMEESVDDKIAQGEFREMLQSKFAEFEETLSERERLILKRRLIAEEPETLQQIADRYGISREAVRVAEKKLVAKLKKYMTESFQDVLQVEFNLSR
- a CDS encoding DnaJ domain-containing protein is translated as MSKDLYKILGIPRKAEEKEIRAAYRTLAKKYHPDTGAGSSEEKFREIQIAYEILSDPARRAAYDSERSRQTPVPAPAERIWYTGRQQRARGMDPSHLDLSDIFSRSGPGSAGPRRAPTQQFNPWADWEEILRVFRRFDDFDW
- a CDS encoding enoyl-CoA hydratase/isomerase family protein, which translates into the protein MSYENLIVEKRGPVALVTVNRPDKLNALNVRTREEILAAFRELAEDRGIRVVVITGAGEKAFIAGADISEFTGKTPLEEREIMQKSRAFDAMEDFPKPVIAMINGYALGGGCELAMACDIRIASAKAKLGQPEIKLGIMPGGGGTQRLPRLIGEGKALELILTGDMIDAEEALRLGLINHVVAPEQLEAKTMELANKIAEMSPVALQMAKKSVKNAARLGLVAGLEAETDLFTLCFTSEDKEEGVRAFLEKRKPAFKGR
- a CDS encoding prolyl oligopeptidase family serine peptidase, giving the protein MARSRTKRCAAVLFLLMLPVWSAAPARISPAEDQAPATSLFTVDDMLDVVTLRAADLSEDGRWLAATASTSRDRIGIDNSRFGDPTYVAPSLADVLIIDIQTGKSQKLFPEKRQIRGLKWSPDGSRLVLAVLKGDRYQPVIWERATGKLIAVPVPGGKILADNSEWNWTPAGDQLIYSLRSEEWRKQAAERFRYETRGPVVVHSSKEPFLAWDDLRRMTQLRSIAAYDIAAGQTREIMPEKRVNSTDLAQDGTFLTYLEDITKKTDYDVINGNESQVQLLPLGAGPARTIIKSTKDLRIVWSRARRHYAYAKKGDIFFASIDDKEPRQLTGKEEKPEKEQPPAEPPVTDVDKAKEKESFSAVQLSPKGEHLVISGKKGLWMLDTATGSKEMFLTMDAEDPLSPRYQVIDWDPAGESVYLSYASRTKWERGLVRYDLKAKKLEDLIKDGRLYSDFRLSEGGGTFVFAGAEGNRPADLYAADAGFKNVRRLTDGNPQLKAKRLGKTELISYMDADGKKLYGVLYYPVDSVAGQKYPVVFLIYEQFFDDTFNGTISILNSNGYAVMQPSVNLEIGFPGEAWAKGVTSAANKLIESGIADPDRLGVQGTSYGGYATNLLITQTNRFKAAINISGKVNMVSFYTDSPRLGVRNIHAPEKSQDRIGATLWQQPQKYIQHSAIMFADRIKTPLLLMSGELDTNVPARQAMEMYYALRRLGKDVEWVQYMDGGHGMPTVTVDEVKDYHKRILDWYDSHLKGDLKKKDNN